A genome region from Microbacterium sp. CGR2 includes the following:
- the recO gene encoding DNA repair protein RecO, with product MPTYRDEVVILRTHKLGEADRIVTMLSRRHGKVRAVAKGVRRTSSKFGSRLEPFMVADVQLYQGRSLDIVQQAESLGSYGTDIAAHYDRFTSANAMVETADRLSDAEATPDQYLLLVGGLRALSRGEHAPRSILDSYLLRVMSLSGWAPSLDDCARCGTPGPHTTFVVQLGGLVCSNCAPAGSPRVHERTLTLLQSLIAGEWDIIDAASHADTAAASGLVSAYAQWHLERGIRSLSHVSDIPGGTR from the coding sequence GTGCCCACCTACCGAGACGAAGTGGTGATCCTGCGCACTCACAAACTCGGTGAGGCGGATCGCATCGTCACCATGCTCTCGCGACGGCACGGCAAGGTGCGCGCGGTGGCGAAAGGAGTGCGGCGCACTTCCTCGAAGTTCGGCTCACGTCTCGAGCCGTTCATGGTCGCCGACGTGCAGCTCTACCAGGGCCGTTCGCTCGACATCGTGCAGCAGGCGGAGTCCCTCGGCTCCTACGGCACCGACATCGCGGCGCACTACGACCGCTTCACGTCGGCCAATGCGATGGTGGAGACCGCCGACCGGCTGAGCGATGCCGAGGCGACCCCCGACCAGTATCTGCTGCTCGTCGGCGGGTTGCGGGCGCTGTCCCGCGGTGAGCATGCGCCGCGCAGCATCCTGGATTCCTACCTGCTCCGCGTCATGTCGCTGTCCGGGTGGGCGCCTTCCCTCGACGACTGCGCCCGCTGCGGCACGCCGGGCCCGCACACGACCTTCGTGGTCCAGCTCGGCGGTCTGGTGTGCAGCAACTGCGCCCCGGCAGGGAGCCCGAGGGTACACGAGCGGACGCTGACGTTGCTCCAGTCCCTGATCGCGGGGGAGTGGGACATCATCGACGCGGCATCCCACGCCGACACCGCCGCAGCGTCCGGCCTCGTCTCGGCCTACGCGCAGTGGCACTTGGAGCGCGGCATCCGCTCGCTGTCTCATGTGAGCGACATCCCAGGAGGAACACGGTGA
- a CDS encoding trimeric intracellular cation channel family protein: MTEPLFIIPLWADLIGVGLGGVQGALFASGFQGQRRLDWLGVAIIGIMIGMGGGLIRDILLGQTPATLQSNWYLLTATAASLLGMLLAGLFTRLNTVIVVLDAVVIGMFGAFGTSKAIALGIPPVPAIFIGVCAAVGGSVLRDMLMGLPTAIMHVGSLYAVAAGAGCVFIAVASSFGMSITVAAIIGIVLTAVIRVLAVSFDVSLPEQRRIYRRKVAAETGAISIVKPSA; this comes from the coding sequence GTGACCGAACCGCTCTTCATCATTCCGCTCTGGGCGGACCTGATCGGCGTCGGCCTCGGCGGCGTGCAAGGCGCGCTGTTCGCCTCGGGTTTCCAAGGTCAGCGCCGCCTCGACTGGCTGGGCGTGGCGATCATCGGCATCATGATCGGCATGGGCGGCGGTCTGATCCGCGACATCCTGCTCGGGCAGACCCCGGCGACCCTGCAGAGCAACTGGTATCTGCTGACGGCGACGGCAGCGTCGCTGCTCGGGATGCTGCTCGCCGGACTCTTCACCCGGCTGAACACCGTCATCGTCGTGCTGGATGCCGTGGTCATCGGCATGTTCGGCGCGTTCGGCACCAGCAAGGCGATCGCCCTCGGCATCCCGCCCGTGCCGGCGATCTTCATCGGCGTCTGCGCGGCGGTCGGCGGGAGTGTGCTCCGCGACATGCTGATGGGGTTGCCCACCGCGATCATGCACGTCGGGTCCCTGTATGCCGTGGCCGCCGGAGCGGGGTGCGTGTTCATCGCCGTCGCCAGCAGCTTCGGCATGTCCATCACGGTCGCCGCCATCATCGGGATCGTGCTGACCGCGGTGATCCGTGTGCTCGCGGTGAGCTTCGATGTGTCGCTCCCCGAGCAGCGCCGCATCTATCGGCGCAAGGTCGCCGCCGAGACCGGCGCCATCTCCATCGTCAAGCCGAGCGCCTGA
- the leuA gene encoding 2-isopropylmalate synthase, producing the protein MKNSQRSSAMPIHKYRPFHEQINVHLPDRTWPDARITEAPRWCAVDLRDGNQALIDPMSPERKRVMFELLVSMGYKEIEVGFPSASQTDFDFVRQLIEENLIPDDVTIQVLTQAREHLIKRTYESIAGAKQAIVHLYNSTSVLQREVVFRTDKQGIIDIALEGARLCREFEKTIPDTKVYYEYSPESYTGTELEFALDICNQVIEVFEPAPDRKVIINLPATVEMASPNVYADSIEWMSRRLAHRENIILSLHPHNDRGTAIAAAELGYMAGADRIEGCLFGNGERTGNVDLVALGINLFTQGIDPQIDFSDVDQVKRTVEYCNQLPVPERSPWAGDLVFTAFSGSHQDAIKKGFEAMEARAAAEGVTVDEIEWAVPYLPVDPKDLGRSYEAVIRVNSQSGKGGVAYLLKSDHAIDLPRKLQIEFSGVVQAKTDAEGGEVTSDQIWSIFNDEYLPAADTAAKWGRFELLATQTRSDMSGEVVLDVVLRDDEQEMAVSGSGNGPVAAFVEVLREQGFDITVYDYVEHALSAGGDAQAAAYVELQVGDQRLWGVGIDGDISTASLKAIVSGVNRSIRTRQLELATV; encoded by the coding sequence TCGCACCTGGCCGGACGCCCGCATCACCGAAGCTCCTCGCTGGTGTGCCGTCGACCTCCGCGACGGAAACCAGGCCCTCATCGACCCGATGTCGCCCGAGCGTAAACGCGTCATGTTCGAGCTGCTCGTCAGCATGGGCTACAAGGAGATCGAGGTCGGTTTCCCGTCGGCGAGCCAGACCGACTTCGACTTCGTCCGCCAGCTCATCGAAGAGAACCTGATCCCGGATGACGTCACCATCCAGGTGCTGACCCAGGCGCGCGAGCACCTGATCAAGCGCACCTACGAGTCGATCGCCGGTGCCAAACAGGCCATCGTGCACCTCTACAACTCGACCAGCGTTCTGCAGCGCGAGGTCGTCTTCCGCACCGACAAGCAGGGCATCATCGACATCGCACTCGAGGGTGCGCGCCTGTGCCGTGAGTTCGAGAAGACGATCCCCGACACCAAGGTGTACTACGAGTACTCGCCGGAGAGCTACACCGGCACCGAGCTGGAGTTCGCGCTCGACATCTGCAACCAGGTGATCGAGGTGTTCGAACCGGCCCCCGACCGCAAGGTGATCATCAACCTGCCTGCGACCGTCGAGATGGCATCCCCCAATGTCTACGCCGACTCGATCGAGTGGATGAGCCGTCGGCTGGCGCACCGGGAGAACATCATCCTGTCGCTGCACCCGCACAACGACCGCGGCACCGCGATCGCCGCCGCGGAACTCGGCTACATGGCCGGCGCCGACCGTATCGAAGGCTGCCTCTTCGGGAACGGCGAGCGCACCGGCAACGTCGACCTCGTCGCCCTCGGCATCAACCTGTTCACGCAGGGGATCGACCCGCAGATCGACTTCAGTGACGTCGACCAGGTCAAGCGCACCGTCGAGTACTGCAACCAGCTGCCCGTGCCCGAGCGCAGCCCCTGGGCAGGTGACCTGGTGTTCACGGCGTTCAGCGGATCGCACCAGGACGCCATCAAGAAGGGCTTCGAGGCGATGGAGGCCCGCGCTGCGGCTGAGGGCGTCACGGTCGACGAGATCGAGTGGGCGGTGCCGTACCTGCCGGTCGACCCGAAGGATCTCGGACGTTCCTACGAAGCGGTGATCCGCGTCAACTCGCAGTCAGGCAAGGGTGGCGTCGCATACCTGCTGAAGTCGGACCACGCGATCGATCTGCCGCGCAAACTCCAGATCGAGTTCTCCGGTGTCGTGCAGGCGAAGACGGATGCCGAGGGCGGAGAAGTCACGTCCGACCAGATCTGGTCGATCTTCAACGACGAGTACCTGCCCGCGGCAGACACCGCCGCCAAGTGGGGACGTTTCGAACTGCTGGCGACCCAGACCCGCAGCGACATGTCGGGTGAGGTCGTGCTCGACGTGGTCCTGCGCGATGACGAGCAGGAGATGGCCGTGTCGGGGTCCGGCAACGGACCCGTCGCCGCGTTCGTCGAGGTGTTGCGCGAGCAGGGCTTCGACATCACGGTCTACGACTACGTCGAGCACGCTCTCAGCGCCGGTGGCGACGCGCAGGCTGCGGCCTACGTCGAGCTGCAGGTCGGCGACCAGCGCCTGTGGGGCGTCGGTATCGACGGAGACATCTCGACCGCGTCGCTCAAGGCGATCGTGTCGGGCGTGAACCGTTCGATCCGGACGCGACAGCTGGAGTTGGCGACCGTCTGA